A region of Cataglyphis hispanica isolate Lineage 1 chromosome 8, ULB_Chis1_1.0, whole genome shotgun sequence DNA encodes the following proteins:
- the LOC126851547 gene encoding uncharacterized protein LOC126851547 isoform X1, translating to MTILRFSIFVRTYLNRLIGKYAVSASPKICLENLIKRRNYATAIELKVDSQNVVSSGLPDISGFENVYLHDFIWEKMERWSNHTALICFDTGRSYTYSQMRKACGRLATNLRKSKLLQGDTIAVLLPNIPEFAIILLAANEAGLRTTLINPAYTIFEIKKQIENADAQAIFTFPAKYADVNTSIENNSKIKLPIVIVNDGSDTASIAKTIKFDDLIRDDIEEFSVGHKINVNYEDTVLMPYSSGTTGMPKNIETSHRNIVANILQASFPRIFTGMEATEHHQDIVPLILPMYHAYGLVGIMYRYLRIGAKLVCMPQFSMNKFIKLLEDYRCTALYLVPPIVQMMAHDERITLRHVASVKIILSGAAPLGEESIAKFRSRVSDYTIFVQGYGASELSAVAAISASAPPASCGYLVPNTQMRIVGTRQDNLGRNLIPHEVGEIYIRGPQVMKGYYKNPQATADTMDGDWYKTGDLGYYTEHGLYVQGRLKEIIKVKGFQVAPTELEEVIRGHDKIQDVAVLGVAHDKYGEIPKAFVVPKKGVRISENELKEYVARHVAKFKQLGYVQIVESIPKTASGKILRRELKKL from the exons atgacaATTCTACGATTTTCGATTTTCGTGCGGACATATCTGAATCGGCTCATCGGAAAATATGCCGTCAGTGCATCGCCAAAAATTTGCCtcgaaaatttgataaaacgtCGAAACTACGCGACCGCGATCGAGTTAAAAGTGGATTCTCAGAATGTAGTGAGCAGTGGATTGCCCGATATAAGTGGTttcgaaaatgtttatttacacGACTTCATTTGGGAGAAGATGGAGAGATGGTCGAATCATACTGCTCTG ATTTGTTTTGATACTGGTagatcatatacatatagtcaAATGAGAAAGGCATGCGGCAGACTGGCAACGAATTTGAGAAAAAGCAAACTTCTACAAGGAGATACCATCGCCGTTCTTTTGCCAAATATTCCAGAATTTGCCATCATACTACTAGCGGCAAACGAAGCCGGTTTACGc acaacGCTAATTAATCCTGCATATACAATATTCGagataaaaaagcaaatagaAAATGCGGATGCTCAGGCGATTTTCACATTTCCGGCCAAATATGCTGATGTCAACACAAGTATAGAGAACAATTCCAAGATAAAATTACCTATCGTTATCGTAAACGATGGCAGTGATACTGCCTCAATCGCGAAAACCATCAAATTCGACGATCTCATACGCGATGACATCGAAGAATTTTCAGTCGGGCACAAAATCAACGTCAATTATGAAGATACGGTACTCATGCCTTATTCCAGCGGTACAACTGGTATGCCCAAAAATATTGAGACGAGCCATAG AAATATTGTGGCAAATATTCTTCAAGCTTCGTTTCCGAGAATCTTCACCGGAATGGAAGCAACTGAACATCATCAGGATATTGTACCACTAATATTACCAATGTATCACGCTTACGGATTAGTAGGCATTATGTATCGCTATTTGCG GATAGGTGCTAAACTTGTATGCATGCCGCAATTTTCCatgaataaattcataaaattgttaGAAGATTATCGATGCACGGCATTATATCTAGTACCACCGATTGTACAAATGATGGCACACGATGAACGGATAACGTTGCGTCACGTTGCGTctgtaaagataatattatcagGAGCTGCGCCCCTCGGAGAAGAATCTATCGCCAAGTTTCGAAGTCGTGTTAGTGATTATACAATTTTCGTCCAAGG ATACGGCGCGTCAGAATTATCGGCGGTTGCTGCAATAAGTGCAAGCGCACCACCGGCATCATGCGGTTATTTGGTTCCAAACACACAGATGAGAATTGTAGGCACGCGACAGGATAATCTCGgcagaaatttaattccgCACGAAGTGGGAGAGATATACATACGAGGTCCGCAAGTAATGAaaggatattataaaaatcccCAGGCTACGGCGGATACTATGGATGGAGATTGGTATAAGACTGGTGATCTAGGATATTACACCGAACATG GTCTGTACGTGCAAGGACGATTAAAGGAGATAATAAAGGTAAAAGGATTTCAAGTTGCGCCCACCGAACTAGAAGAAGTAATTCGCGGTCATGACAAAATACAAGATGTCGCTGTCCTTGGTGTCGCACACGATAAGTACGGCGAAATTCCAAAAGCCTTTGTGGTTCCTAAGAAGGGAGTAAGAATTAGCGAAAACGAACTCAAAGAATATGTAGCTAGACATGTAGCCAAATTTAAGCAATTGGGATATGTACAAATCGTAGAAAGTATACCAAAAACTGCATCTGGAAAGATTCTTCGAAGAGAGCTTAAAAAGTTGTAA
- the LOC126851547 gene encoding uncharacterized protein LOC126851547 isoform X2, with protein sequence MTILRFSIFVRTYLNRLIGKYAVSASPKICLENLIKRRNYATAIELKVDSQNVVSSGLPDISGFENVYLHDFIWEKMERWSNHTALICFDTGRSYTYSQMRKACGRLATNLRKSKLLQGDTIAVLLPNIPEFAIILLAANEAGLRTTLINPAYTIFEIKKQIENADAQAIFTFPAKYADVNTSIENNSKIKLPIVIVNDGSDTASIAKTIKFDDLIRDDIEEFSVGHKINVNYEDTVLMPYSSGTTGMPKNIETSHRNIVANILQASFPRIFTGMEATEHHQDIVPLILPMYHAYGLVGIMYRYLRIGAKLVCMPQFSMNKFIKLLEDYRCTALYLVPPIVQMMAHDERITLRHVASVKIILSGAAPLGEESIAKFRSRVSDYTIFVQGYGASELSAVAAISASAPPASCGYLVPNTQMRIVGTRQDNLGRNLIPHEVGEIYIRGPQVMKGYYKNPQATADTMDGDWYKTGDLGYYTEHGKRLFGNF encoded by the exons atgacaATTCTACGATTTTCGATTTTCGTGCGGACATATCTGAATCGGCTCATCGGAAAATATGCCGTCAGTGCATCGCCAAAAATTTGCCtcgaaaatttgataaaacgtCGAAACTACGCGACCGCGATCGAGTTAAAAGTGGATTCTCAGAATGTAGTGAGCAGTGGATTGCCCGATATAAGTGGTttcgaaaatgtttatttacacGACTTCATTTGGGAGAAGATGGAGAGATGGTCGAATCATACTGCTCTG ATTTGTTTTGATACTGGTagatcatatacatatagtcaAATGAGAAAGGCATGCGGCAGACTGGCAACGAATTTGAGAAAAAGCAAACTTCTACAAGGAGATACCATCGCCGTTCTTTTGCCAAATATTCCAGAATTTGCCATCATACTACTAGCGGCAAACGAAGCCGGTTTACGc acaacGCTAATTAATCCTGCATATACAATATTCGagataaaaaagcaaatagaAAATGCGGATGCTCAGGCGATTTTCACATTTCCGGCCAAATATGCTGATGTCAACACAAGTATAGAGAACAATTCCAAGATAAAATTACCTATCGTTATCGTAAACGATGGCAGTGATACTGCCTCAATCGCGAAAACCATCAAATTCGACGATCTCATACGCGATGACATCGAAGAATTTTCAGTCGGGCACAAAATCAACGTCAATTATGAAGATACGGTACTCATGCCTTATTCCAGCGGTACAACTGGTATGCCCAAAAATATTGAGACGAGCCATAG AAATATTGTGGCAAATATTCTTCAAGCTTCGTTTCCGAGAATCTTCACCGGAATGGAAGCAACTGAACATCATCAGGATATTGTACCACTAATATTACCAATGTATCACGCTTACGGATTAGTAGGCATTATGTATCGCTATTTGCG GATAGGTGCTAAACTTGTATGCATGCCGCAATTTTCCatgaataaattcataaaattgttaGAAGATTATCGATGCACGGCATTATATCTAGTACCACCGATTGTACAAATGATGGCACACGATGAACGGATAACGTTGCGTCACGTTGCGTctgtaaagataatattatcagGAGCTGCGCCCCTCGGAGAAGAATCTATCGCCAAGTTTCGAAGTCGTGTTAGTGATTATACAATTTTCGTCCAAGG ATACGGCGCGTCAGAATTATCGGCGGTTGCTGCAATAAGTGCAAGCGCACCACCGGCATCATGCGGTTATTTGGTTCCAAACACACAGATGAGAATTGTAGGCACGCGACAGGATAATCTCGgcagaaatttaattccgCACGAAGTGGGAGAGATATACATACGAGGTCCGCAAGTAATGAaaggatattataaaaatcccCAGGCTACGGCGGATACTATGGATGGAGATTGGTATAAGACTGGTGATCTAGGATATTACACCGAACATGGTAAAAGATTATTCGGAAACTTTTAA
- the LOC126851588 gene encoding glutaredoxin-related protein 5, mitochondrial isoform X1 gives MFRFGARCSFIVRNFSTKLDEIGNLVKKNKVVVFMKGIPEEPRCGFSNAVVQILRMHGVTYEAHDVLKDEELRQGIKDFSNWPTIPQVYINGDFVGGCDILLEMHKNGELIEELKKAGITSTLMENEESTQSEVKKSKE, from the exons atgttTCGTTTTGGAGCGAGGTGTTCGTTCATTGTCAGAAATTTTAGCACGAAGCTTGATGAGATCGGCAACCTTGTTAAA aaaaataaaGTAGTCGTCTTTATGAAAGGCATACCAGAAGAACCAAGATGTGGCTTTAGCAACGCTGTGGTTCAAATATTACGAATGCATGGTGTTACTTATGAAGCTCATGATGTTCTTAAAGATGAAGAACTGAGACAAG gtataaaagatttttccaaTTGGCCCACAATACCTcaggtatatataaatggtGACTTTGTGGGCGGTTGTGACATATTGTTAGAAATGCACAAAAATGGTGAGCTTATTGAGGAATTAAAGAAAGCTGGAATTACAAGCACTCTCATGGAAAATGAAGAATCGACTCAAAGTGAAGTGAAGAAatctaaagaataa
- the LOC126851588 gene encoding glutaredoxin-related protein 5, mitochondrial isoform X2 → MLFLKRRRTRSTPVQRLKNKVVVFMKGIPEEPRCGFSNAVVQILRMHGVTYEAHDVLKDEELRQGIKDFSNWPTIPQVYINGDFVGGCDILLEMHKNGELIEELKKAGITSTLMENEESTQSEVKKSKE, encoded by the exons ATGCTGTTTCTGAAGCGGCGGCGAACGCGATCGACGCCAGTGCAACGGTTG aaaaataaaGTAGTCGTCTTTATGAAAGGCATACCAGAAGAACCAAGATGTGGCTTTAGCAACGCTGTGGTTCAAATATTACGAATGCATGGTGTTACTTATGAAGCTCATGATGTTCTTAAAGATGAAGAACTGAGACAAG gtataaaagatttttccaaTTGGCCCACAATACCTcaggtatatataaatggtGACTTTGTGGGCGGTTGTGACATATTGTTAGAAATGCACAAAAATGGTGAGCTTATTGAGGAATTAAAGAAAGCTGGAATTACAAGCACTCTCATGGAAAATGAAGAATCGACTCAAAGTGAAGTGAAGAAatctaaagaataa